A genome region from Sceloporus undulatus isolate JIND9_A2432 ecotype Alabama chromosome 1, SceUnd_v1.1, whole genome shotgun sequence includes the following:
- the MRPS10 gene encoding 28S ribosomal protein S10, mitochondrial isoform X2: protein MIGQENFLLRSRAPLKQHNFLQNNPLMWFQLSGAHTDIQQPKENTLVSISDEPDTLYKRLTVLVKGHDKTVLDSYEYFMVLAAKELGLSVEKVEEPRRKIERFTLLKSVHIYKKHRVQYEMRTHYRYVELKHLTGSTASVYLEYIQRNLPEGVAMEVKKTRLERLPEHIQTPVWDTLPEIEETAAKS from the exons atgata GGGCAAGAGAATTtccttctaagaagcagagctCCACTGAAGCAACATAACTTTCTCCA AAACAACCCCCTGATGTGGTTTCAGCTTTCAGGGGCCCACACAGATATTCAACAGCCCAAGGAAAACACACTG GTATCTATTTCAGATGAACCAGATACACTATACAAGAGACTAACTGTTCTTGTTAAAGGTCATGACAAAACCGTGTTGGACAGTTATGAGTATTTCATGGTGCTTGCTGCTAAAGAACTTGGACTCTCAGTTGAAAAAGT AGAAGAACCTCGAAGGAAGATAGAGCGATTCACACTTCTGAAATCTGTTCACATTTATAAGAAGCACAGAGTTCAGTATGAAATGAGGACACATTATCGATATGTGGAG TTAAAGCATTTAACTGGCAGCACAGCCAGTGTATACCTGGAATATATTCAACGGAATTTACCCGAAGGGGTCGCCATGGAAGTAAAAAAg ACCAGATTAGAAAGGCTTCCTGAACATATTCAGACACCTGTTTGGGACACACTGCCTGAAATAGAAGAAACAGCAGCTAAATCATAA
- the MRPS10 gene encoding 28S ribosomal protein S10, mitochondrial isoform X1 — translation MAAQRGLSFLRRLWQGQENFLLRSRAPLKQHNFLQNNPLMWFQLSGAHTDIQQPKENTLVSISDEPDTLYKRLTVLVKGHDKTVLDSYEYFMVLAAKELGLSVEKVEEPRRKIERFTLLKSVHIYKKHRVQYEMRTHYRYVELKHLTGSTASVYLEYIQRNLPEGVAMEVKKTRLERLPEHIQTPVWDTLPEIEETAAKS, via the exons ATGGCGGCGCAGAGGGGGCTGAGTTTCTTGAGGCGCTTGTGGCAG GGGCAAGAGAATTtccttctaagaagcagagctCCACTGAAGCAACATAACTTTCTCCA AAACAACCCCCTGATGTGGTTTCAGCTTTCAGGGGCCCACACAGATATTCAACAGCCCAAGGAAAACACACTG GTATCTATTTCAGATGAACCAGATACACTATACAAGAGACTAACTGTTCTTGTTAAAGGTCATGACAAAACCGTGTTGGACAGTTATGAGTATTTCATGGTGCTTGCTGCTAAAGAACTTGGACTCTCAGTTGAAAAAGT AGAAGAACCTCGAAGGAAGATAGAGCGATTCACACTTCTGAAATCTGTTCACATTTATAAGAAGCACAGAGTTCAGTATGAAATGAGGACACATTATCGATATGTGGAG TTAAAGCATTTAACTGGCAGCACAGCCAGTGTATACCTGGAATATATTCAACGGAATTTACCCGAAGGGGTCGCCATGGAAGTAAAAAAg ACCAGATTAGAAAGGCTTCCTGAACATATTCAGACACCTGTTTGGGACACACTGCCTGAAATAGAAGAAACAGCAGCTAAATCATAA